A window from Rhea pennata isolate bPtePen1 chromosome 1, bPtePen1.pri, whole genome shotgun sequence encodes these proteins:
- the RPS19BP1 gene encoding active regulator of SIRT1: protein MSASLLRRGLELLEAPGRRKAPGVPQRRPGGPRAAGAARRRKAAPGLGRSKATVKGKAVKSAIEEYCKTRAVDHSRTNLQYMTKGRFVADKAVTQQVLTQNRGRKSKDQPPEKKAKKKSEGTVFTEEDFRKFEREYFGTV, encoded by the exons ATGTCCGCCTCGCTGTTGCGGCGGGGCTTGGAGCTGCTGGAGGCGCCGG GCCGCAGAAAGGCGCCGGGGGTGCCGCAGCGGAGGCCGGGGGGCccccgggcggcgggcgctgccagGCGGAGGAAAGCGGCGCCGGGCCTCGGGAGGAGCAAGGCCACGGTCAAAGGCAAGGCCGTGAAGTCGGCCATAG AGGAATATTGCAAGACGAGAGCTGTGGATCACTCGAGAACAAATCTGCAGTACATGACAAAGGGACGATTTGTTGCAGACAAAGCTGTTACGCAACAA GTTCTTACCcaaaacagaggcagaaagtCCAAAGATCAACCTccagaaaagaaggcaaagaagaaGTCTGAAGGCACTGTCTTCACTGAAGAGGATTTCCGTAAATTTGAGAGAGAATATTTTGGGACAGTGTAA